Proteins encoded by one window of Swingsia samuiensis:
- a CDS encoding FAD-dependent oxidoreductase, producing MPESDFRDLVAFDELEDGKITTFSVKDKSIILIRDGENVYALDGKCPHKHAPMGQGVFCKNDREHGVVVCPWHKAVFRVQDGGLEEPVALEGLASYSVDVRDGRVFVSDHAQEKPSPQPKQENESVLILGGGAAGVTAATTLREEGFAGKITLVLDEKYPPYDRTALSKTVLLSTSDKAHAPKLLPQAFYTQHNIEIEYGTVVSFDPENKCVVLEDAKELTADHIIIATGSKPKTLDIPGGDLKGVFSLHREVDAETIVAGLAPAQAVTIIGSGFIGLEVASCLRQRGLGVTIISDVEIPMEKQFGREVGMQLRQMQEENSVAFISDARVVKIYGEKSAEGVELDDGMRLPSAFVLASVGVKPSTEYVQGLERDADGAIIVDGAMRAAPNVYAVGDASAVWHAGEARRVEHWRHAQVQGRIAAFAIMGREGVSMPTPWFWTQQFGKKLEYLGWGESFNAVNLEGDIRAFNFLATYMNDGKVVGIAASGYPQAMAKAAIDFQCFADDQA from the coding sequence ATGCCGGAAAGTGATTTTCGAGATCTTGTTGCTTTTGACGAGCTGGAAGATGGCAAAATTACTACTTTTTCGGTGAAGGATAAGTCGATCATTCTTATACGGGATGGTGAAAATGTTTATGCACTTGATGGAAAATGCCCTCATAAACATGCGCCAATGGGACAAGGTGTATTTTGTAAAAATGATCGAGAGCACGGTGTTGTAGTATGTCCGTGGCATAAAGCTGTTTTTCGTGTGCAAGATGGAGGGTTGGAAGAGCCGGTCGCTTTGGAAGGGCTTGCATCATATTCTGTGGATGTAAGAGATGGACGGGTGTTTGTTAGTGATCATGCTCAAGAGAAACCTTCTCCTCAACCGAAGCAAGAGAACGAATCTGTTCTTATTTTAGGAGGGGGAGCCGCAGGGGTGACCGCGGCAACAACATTAAGAGAAGAAGGCTTTGCCGGAAAGATAACGCTGGTTTTGGATGAGAAATATCCGCCTTATGACCGGACTGCGTTAAGTAAAACTGTTTTACTCAGTACTTCTGATAAAGCGCATGCTCCCAAGCTTTTACCGCAGGCTTTTTATACACAGCATAATATAGAGATCGAATATGGAACGGTGGTTTCGTTTGATCCAGAAAATAAGTGCGTTGTTTTAGAAGACGCAAAAGAATTAACAGCGGATCATATTATTATTGCAACCGGTTCTAAACCTAAAACACTGGATATTCCGGGAGGGGATTTAAAAGGGGTCTTTAGTTTGCATCGAGAGGTTGATGCAGAAACAATTGTTGCTGGGTTAGCGCCTGCTCAAGCTGTGACGATTATAGGTTCTGGATTTATTGGTTTGGAGGTTGCGTCCTGTTTGCGTCAACGCGGCTTGGGCGTGACGATTATTTCTGACGTTGAAATTCCGATGGAAAAGCAATTTGGTCGTGAAGTAGGCATGCAGTTAAGGCAAATGCAGGAAGAGAATAGTGTTGCCTTTATCAGTGATGCACGGGTGGTTAAGATTTATGGAGAGAAGTCGGCAGAAGGGGTTGAACTCGATGATGGTATGCGTTTGCCGTCCGCTTTTGTGTTGGCAAGCGTTGGGGTGAAGCCATCGACTGAATATGTTCAAGGTTTAGAGCGTGATGCTGATGGTGCCATTATTGTAGATGGAGCAATGCGTGCTGCACCAAATGTATACGCGGTTGGAGATGCTTCTGCGGTTTGGCATGCAGGGGAGGCGCGTCGAGTCGAGCATTGGCGGCATGCACAGGTTCAAGGACGAATAGCGGCCTTTGCTATCATGGGGCGAGAAGGTGTTTCTATGCCAACACCATGGTTCTGGACGCAGCAGTTTGGAAAGAAATTAGAGTATTTAGGCTGGGGTGAAAGCTTTAATGCGGTAAATCTGGAAGGGGATATAAGAGCGTTTAACTTCCTTGCTACGTATATGAATGATGGGAAAGTAGTGGGGATTGCGGCTTCTGGATATCCGCAAGCTATGGCAAAAGCAGCTATAGATTTTCAGTGTTTTGCAGATGATCAGGCATGA
- the aspS gene encoding aspartate--tRNA ligase, with the protein MHPYRTHTCNDLREQDAGKTVRLSGWIHSKRDHGGLLFIDLRDHYGITQIVIPDGTELLKKTERLRVESVITVTGEVVVREEGQRNAHHPTGAVEVKAEDIEVRSSATVLPFQVSGQENYPEDLRLKYRYIDLRREKMHQNIMLRSKVITSLRRRMIEQGFTEFQTPILTASSPEGARDFLVPARLHPGKFYALPQAPQQFKQLAMVAGFDRYFQIAPCFRDEASRADRSPGEFYQLDFEMSFATQEDVFSILEPVLAGVFDEFTPEGWKVTEGAFPRIPYADAMRDYGSDKPDLRNPLIIKDVTEAYRDSGFGLFAKIVASGGQVRAIPAPGAGDRPRGFFDKLNSWARENGAGGLGYIIFTDDGAKGPIAKNLEESRVESIRETCGLKAGDAVFFAAGKGDEVAKFSGLVRTKVATELDLIEKNAFRFCWVVDFPMYELNEETGKIDFSHNPFSMPQGGLEALNTQDPLTINAYQYDIVCNGVELSSGAIRNHLPEVMLRAFEIAGYGPEVVEERFGGMLNAFRYGAPPHGGAAPGVDRIVMLLADEPNIREVILFPLNQSGEDLMMEAPATVEASRLKELHLALDLPKPKPTVTK; encoded by the coding sequence ATGCATCCATATCGCACTCATACATGTAATGACCTTCGTGAGCAGGACGCAGGAAAGACTGTTCGTCTGTCGGGCTGGATTCATAGTAAGCGTGACCATGGTGGCTTACTCTTTATTGATTTGCGGGATCACTATGGCATTACGCAGATTGTTATTCCTGATGGGACTGAGTTACTTAAAAAAACTGAGCGTCTTCGTGTTGAGAGTGTGATTACCGTCACTGGAGAAGTGGTTGTACGTGAAGAAGGGCAACGGAATGCCCATCATCCAACGGGTGCGGTTGAAGTTAAAGCAGAAGATATTGAAGTGCGCTCAAGCGCTACGGTGTTACCATTTCAGGTATCTGGACAAGAAAACTACCCTGAAGATTTGCGCTTGAAATATCGTTATATTGATCTGCGCCGTGAAAAAATGCACCAAAATATCATGTTGCGTAGCAAGGTTATTACGAGCTTGCGTCGCCGGATGATTGAGCAGGGCTTTACGGAGTTCCAAACCCCAATTCTTACAGCATCTTCTCCAGAAGGTGCGCGTGACTTCTTGGTCCCTGCGCGTCTACATCCCGGTAAGTTCTATGCGTTGCCTCAGGCACCTCAGCAGTTCAAACAGCTTGCGATGGTGGCCGGGTTTGATCGTTATTTCCAGATTGCACCTTGCTTTCGCGATGAGGCCTCTCGTGCTGATCGTAGCCCGGGTGAGTTTTATCAGCTCGATTTTGAAATGTCTTTTGCAACGCAAGAAGATGTTTTTTCAATACTAGAGCCTGTGCTTGCCGGTGTGTTTGATGAGTTCACACCAGAAGGGTGGAAAGTAACGGAAGGTGCTTTCCCACGTATTCCATATGCGGATGCGATGCGTGATTATGGGTCAGATAAGCCTGATTTGCGTAATCCATTGATTATTAAGGATGTAACAGAAGCATACCGTGATTCAGGCTTTGGCTTGTTTGCGAAAATTGTTGCATCTGGTGGGCAGGTTCGCGCAATTCCGGCTCCGGGGGCGGGAGATCGTCCGCGCGGGTTCTTTGATAAGCTGAACTCTTGGGCTCGTGAAAATGGAGCTGGAGGACTAGGTTACATTATTTTTACGGATGATGGGGCAAAAGGCCCGATTGCGAAAAACCTAGAAGAGAGCCGTGTAGAGAGCATCCGGGAAACATGTGGTTTGAAAGCAGGGGATGCTGTTTTCTTTGCCGCAGGTAAGGGCGATGAAGTTGCTAAATTCTCTGGGCTTGTCAGAACCAAAGTAGCAACAGAACTTGATCTGATTGAGAAGAATGCGTTCCGTTTCTGCTGGGTTGTCGATTTCCCAATGTATGAGCTGAACGAAGAAACAGGAAAGATTGATTTTTCCCATAATCCATTCTCAATGCCGCAAGGTGGGTTAGAGGCGCTTAATACTCAAGATCCACTTACAATTAACGCGTATCAATATGATATCGTATGTAACGGTGTTGAGCTGTCTTCTGGGGCTATTCGTAACCATCTGCCAGAAGTTATGCTGCGTGCTTTTGAGATTGCCGGGTATGGCCCCGAAGTGGTGGAAGAACGCTTTGGTGGAATGTTGAATGCGTTCCGTTATGGTGCGCCTCCTCATGGTGGTGCCGCGCCGGGCGTTGATCGTATTGTTATGCTTTTGGCGGATGAGCCTAATATTCGTGAAGTTATTCTGTTCCCGCTCAACCAAAGTGGTGAAGACTTGATGATGGAAGCGCCAGCAACTGTTGAGGCGTCACGTTTGAAAGAACTTCATTTGGCATTGGATTTACCAAAGCCAAAGCCCACAGTGACGAAGTAA
- the xth gene encoding exodeoxyribonuclease III, with protein sequence MSLTFASWNINSIRARAHLVQDWLERHPECDLLCLQEIKCESHQFPDVFQKSGFHVAIAGQKAYNGVAFISRHPLDITTSHLPDFNDPSARFIETKMKDTIIGNLYLPNGNSGGEEGFQKKLNFFDALTQRAKDFLTENTPFVFIGDYNVCPTNEDFAPKSLPPTDALIRPESRAAFNRLKWLGLTDALRALHPTGQHYTFWDYTAASFQRDAGLRIDHALLPPRIAEKLISFTIDKDERSKEKASDHVPVVVTLE encoded by the coding sequence ATGTCTCTTACTTTTGCCAGTTGGAACATTAATTCCATCCGCGCCCGTGCACACTTAGTTCAGGACTGGCTAGAGCGCCATCCTGAATGTGACTTACTGTGCTTACAAGAAATCAAATGTGAATCGCACCAATTTCCAGATGTGTTCCAAAAATCTGGGTTTCATGTCGCCATTGCCGGGCAAAAAGCTTATAATGGCGTCGCATTCATTAGCCGGCACCCTCTCGATATTACTACGTCTCATTTGCCAGATTTTAATGATCCTTCCGCGCGTTTCATAGAAACGAAGATGAAAGATACTATTATTGGCAATCTTTACTTACCGAATGGTAATTCAGGTGGAGAGGAAGGCTTTCAAAAAAAATTAAATTTTTTTGATGCACTGACACAAAGAGCCAAAGATTTCCTTACAGAAAATACTCCCTTTGTCTTTATTGGTGATTATAATGTTTGCCCCACCAATGAAGATTTCGCTCCAAAATCTTTACCACCTACAGATGCTCTTATTCGCCCTGAAAGTAGAGCCGCGTTCAATCGCCTAAAATGGCTTGGGCTGACGGATGCTCTAAGAGCCCTTCACCCAACAGGCCAACATTATACTTTTTGGGACTATACGGCCGCTTCATTCCAACGGGATGCAGGTCTACGCATAGACCACGCTCTTCTTCCCCCACGTATTGCGGAAAAACTCATCAGCTTTACCATCGACAAAGATGAACGCAGCAAAGAAAAAGCGTCTGACCATGTTCCTGTTGTCGTTACGCTTGAATAA
- the erpA gene encoding iron-sulfur cluster insertion protein ErpA encodes MTSASSFSVSASAAARIKEIISAQPQPEGLALRVAVLAGGCNGFQYQFKLDRSQNADDIIIERDGAKVFVDDVSLDLLQNAELDFEDKLMGAHFSVKNPNAASSCGCGTSFSLA; translated from the coding sequence ATGACTTCAGCTTCATCTTTTAGCGTTTCTGCGAGTGCCGCTGCGCGTATTAAAGAAATTATTTCGGCTCAGCCGCAACCAGAAGGATTAGCCTTGCGTGTTGCTGTTCTCGCCGGAGGGTGCAACGGCTTCCAATATCAATTCAAGCTGGATCGGTCTCAGAATGCCGATGATATTATTATCGAACGCGATGGTGCTAAAGTTTTTGTAGATGATGTCAGTCTAGATCTTCTACAAAATGCAGAACTCGATTTTGAAGATAAGCTCATGGGAGCACATTTCTCTGTCAAAAACCCCAACGCCGCCTCATCCTGCGGTTGTGGCACCAGCTTTTCTCTCGCTTGA
- a CDS encoding deoxyguanosinetriphosphate triphosphohydrolase: protein MVAAYAVQEKGARGRFYPEEESSTRSPWQRDRDRVLHSTGFRTLQYKTQVFINHEGDFFRTRLTHSLEVAQIARSIARSLGLNEDLTEALALAHDLGHTPFGHAGEDALAKAMKDWDGFDHNTQSLRLVTALETRYHSFDGLNLTWETLEGLAKHNGPIKRPTPYMIECNERYHLDLTSYASAEAQVAAMSDDIAYHGHDLDDGLRAGLLTFDDIEDLPIVGDALKISRDLERKTGHTAGDQAQRARHETVRLVINALATDLTEQTRRNLEKLNPQSADDIRQAAYPVVAFSPEMGTKNKAIRKFLYARMYRHWRVNRMSRKAKLVLTEIFNILSDDIGLLPDLWREKAQIADKKKRYRLVADYIAGMSDRFAMEEHRRLTDLSVLG from the coding sequence ATGGTTGCTGCCTATGCCGTTCAGGAAAAAGGTGCTCGTGGACGGTTTTATCCTGAGGAGGAAAGTTCAACACGTTCTCCGTGGCAGCGGGACCGAGATCGCGTCCTTCATTCAACTGGCTTTCGAACCCTACAGTATAAAACGCAGGTTTTTATCAATCATGAAGGTGATTTTTTCCGTACGCGATTGACGCACTCTCTAGAAGTTGCCCAGATTGCACGCTCTATTGCGCGTAGCCTTGGGCTGAATGAAGATTTAACAGAAGCTTTGGCGCTGGCGCACGATCTGGGGCATACCCCTTTTGGGCATGCCGGGGAGGATGCATTAGCCAAAGCCATGAAAGATTGGGATGGATTTGACCATAACACTCAATCTTTACGTTTGGTAACAGCGCTTGAGACACGCTATCATTCATTTGATGGCTTGAATTTGACGTGGGAAACCCTGGAGGGGCTGGCAAAGCATAATGGCCCTATAAAACGTCCCACACCCTATATGATTGAATGTAATGAACGGTATCACCTTGATTTGACAAGTTATGCTTCTGCGGAAGCGCAGGTTGCTGCGATGTCTGATGATATTGCGTATCATGGGCATGATCTGGATGATGGATTAAGAGCTGGATTGCTCACATTTGATGATATTGAAGATCTGCCAATCGTTGGGGATGCTTTGAAAATATCGCGGGATCTGGAGCGCAAAACCGGGCATACAGCCGGTGATCAGGCGCAACGAGCCCGGCACGAAACTGTGCGATTGGTGATCAATGCTTTAGCGACCGATCTTACAGAGCAGACACGCCGTAATTTGGAAAAGCTGAACCCACAAAGTGCAGATGATATACGTCAGGCGGCCTACCCAGTTGTGGCTTTTAGCCCTGAAATGGGAACAAAAAATAAAGCAATTCGTAAATTTCTTTACGCAAGGATGTATCGGCACTGGCGCGTAAACCGTATGTCCCGTAAAGCAAAGCTTGTTTTGACAGAGATTTTTAACATTCTTTCAGATGATATTGGGCTTTTGCCAGATTTATGGCGTGAAAAAGCTCAAATTGCGGATAAAAAGAAGCGTTATCGTCTGGTTGCAGATTATATTGCAGGAATGAGCGATCGTTTTGCAATGGAAGAGCATCGACGCTTGACGGATCTCTCTGTTCTCGGTTGA
- the argS gene encoding arginine--tRNA ligase has translation MPAVTPSPTTDCLFARTRIQVCDALRSVVPGIPEEIVQRVEVTPPRDAAHGDMATNAALLAAKPARRKPADIAAELVQKLSELPGIEKAEAAGPGFVNLTLKPDVLQSVAKLVLMTGEVFGRSQIGQGTRVNVEYVSANPTGPMHVGHCRGAVVGDALANLLDAAGYGVTREYYINDAGAQVNALTWATYWRYLQEIGTHINAEVFGKETPTGLQYQGEYLIPVAQAIVQKHGRSLADKDGGIADPSVWFELVRREALDQMMEMIRHDLEALGISHEVFSSEAETLASGRVDAAINQLQSKGLLYEGVLEPPKGKMPEDWEPRPQTLFRSTEFGDDTDRALRKSDGSNTYFANDIGYHAQKASTSDVLIDVLGADHGGYVSRMRAAISALTDKKTAFEVVMCQIVRVVKNGEPVRMSKRAGTFVTLRDLLDEVGKDAVRFTMLTRKADAQMEFDLDAVVAQTRDNPVFYVQYAHARCRSVLRAAEEMFGKDAVQTETLAQVDLTGLSSDVELAVLRRIASFPRTVEGAAIAREPHRIVTYCIELASDFHALWNRGREDTTLRFLQENDRVTSLSKLALVAAIAMTLRCALAIVGVEPVEEMR, from the coding sequence ATGCCCGCTGTAACACCTTCTCCAACAACAGATTGTCTTTTTGCTCGTACACGTATTCAGGTGTGTGATGCGTTGCGTTCCGTTGTGCCCGGCATCCCGGAAGAGATTGTTCAGCGTGTTGAAGTGACCCCTCCACGGGATGCAGCGCATGGTGATATGGCCACAAACGCTGCGTTGTTGGCGGCAAAGCCTGCCCGCCGTAAGCCTGCCGATATTGCTGCAGAGTTGGTTCAGAAACTCAGTGAACTTCCCGGAATTGAAAAAGCAGAAGCTGCGGGCCCCGGGTTTGTTAACCTCACCTTGAAGCCAGATGTTCTACAAAGTGTGGCTAAGCTTGTATTGATGACGGGAGAGGTATTTGGCCGTTCCCAGATTGGTCAAGGAACGCGCGTTAATGTGGAATATGTTTCTGCTAATCCAACAGGGCCAATGCATGTGGGGCATTGTCGCGGAGCTGTTGTTGGAGATGCGTTAGCAAATTTGCTTGATGCGGCCGGTTATGGCGTAACGCGTGAATATTATATTAACGATGCTGGAGCGCAGGTAAATGCGCTGACATGGGCAACCTATTGGCGCTATCTGCAAGAAATTGGCACTCATATTAATGCTGAAGTTTTCGGGAAAGAAACCCCGACAGGTTTGCAGTATCAAGGGGAATATTTAATTCCTGTGGCTCAAGCGATTGTTCAAAAACATGGTCGTTCTTTAGCTGACAAAGATGGCGGAATAGCTGACCCTTCTGTGTGGTTTGAACTCGTTCGGCGGGAGGCGCTGGATCAGATGATGGAAATGATCCGTCATGATCTGGAAGCTTTGGGTATTTCCCATGAGGTTTTTTCGAGTGAGGCTGAGACGCTAGCGAGTGGGCGTGTGGATGCCGCAATTAATCAGTTGCAAAGCAAAGGGCTACTGTATGAGGGGGTATTAGAGCCTCCTAAAGGAAAAATGCCAGAAGATTGGGAGCCTCGCCCGCAAACATTGTTCCGATCAACAGAATTTGGGGATGATACAGACCGCGCGCTTCGAAAATCAGATGGATCGAATACTTATTTTGCGAATGATATTGGATATCACGCGCAGAAGGCATCAACGTCCGATGTATTGATTGATGTGCTCGGGGCTGATCATGGTGGCTATGTTTCTCGGATGCGGGCAGCTATCTCTGCACTGACAGACAAAAAAACTGCCTTTGAGGTGGTGATGTGCCAGATTGTACGGGTCGTTAAAAATGGTGAACCTGTCCGGATGTCCAAGCGGGCGGGTACCTTTGTAACTCTACGTGATCTGTTGGATGAAGTTGGAAAAGACGCGGTGCGCTTTACAATGTTGACCCGTAAAGCAGATGCTCAGATGGAGTTTGATCTGGATGCCGTTGTCGCACAGACGCGGGATAACCCCGTTTTCTATGTGCAATACGCCCATGCGCGCTGCCGCTCTGTTTTGCGGGCGGCGGAAGAGATGTTTGGGAAAGATGCAGTTCAAACAGAAACATTAGCGCAGGTTGATCTGACTGGTTTGTCATCGGATGTGGAGCTTGCGGTGTTGCGGCGTATAGCTTCTTTCCCACGCACGGTAGAAGGCGCGGCTATTGCACGTGAACCGCACCGGATTGTGACCTATTGTATTGAGCTTGCATCTGATTTCCATGCGTTATGGAACCGTGGGCGTGAAGACACTACTTTACGCTTTTTGCAAGAAAATGATCGAGTGACTAGCTTGTCAAAATTGGCCCTTGTTGCAGCTATTGCCATGACATTGCGTTGTGCTCTGGCAATAGTCGGTGTTGAGCCGGTGGAGGAAATGCGATGA
- a CDS encoding SPOR domain-containing protein gives MISDDNKRRSSRDPGDYAEHGASAPPPSSRLLRERMSGDYDPEPPPRRRVAANERKAGFSSVLGNDPATRKLVGGAIGIGAVLVAAVGGWSLMGGHHGGIPIIGPPPGPVRDIPADPGGMQIMSDDGGVTDMTGNGVAHLAPAPEQPDTKGLARQYGVSPQSAATVTQSAGDSAQKQTVASSQQEAMGASGAQQENVKTSKENVSPEGAVGNGSVAAQNPAQSDGVKTASEHDQSLAKTDTVDVQKKTPNVSQTDDNGGDAISDDNADQKQSVSSPKAVVSAPVAPQRPAPRVAPQKAAPVIEKSKDISAPKNAGKHEVQLAALDSEAGAKKEWETLRHQSPALFAGHTPLFEKTTRGDKTFIRLRIGGFEDLKAARGYCIKLHAQSISCTPAQF, from the coding sequence ATGATATCAGACGATAATAAACGACGGAGTAGTCGTGATCCTGGTGATTATGCAGAACATGGCGCGTCTGCTCCTCCACCATCATCTCGGCTTTTGCGTGAGCGCATGAGCGGCGATTATGACCCGGAGCCCCCACCACGTCGTCGCGTGGCAGCGAATGAGAGAAAAGCTGGCTTTTCCTCAGTTTTGGGGAATGATCCTGCAACGCGGAAACTTGTTGGCGGGGCAATAGGAATTGGTGCGGTTTTGGTCGCAGCGGTTGGTGGGTGGTCGCTGATGGGAGGTCACCATGGTGGTATTCCTATCATTGGCCCGCCTCCTGGGCCTGTGAGAGATATACCAGCTGATCCAGGTGGTATGCAGATTATGAGTGATGATGGTGGTGTCACAGACATGACTGGGAATGGTGTTGCTCATTTAGCTCCTGCGCCTGAACAACCTGATACGAAAGGGTTGGCGCGTCAGTATGGTGTGTCTCCTCAAAGTGCAGCTACAGTTACACAGTCGGCTGGTGATAGTGCGCAAAAACAAACTGTAGCGTCTTCTCAGCAAGAGGCGATGGGGGCAAGTGGAGCGCAACAAGAAAATGTGAAAACGTCTAAGGAGAATGTTTCTCCAGAAGGGGCGGTGGGAAATGGAAGCGTTGCGGCTCAGAACCCGGCTCAGTCTGATGGTGTAAAGACGGCTTCTGAGCATGATCAAAGTTTAGCAAAGACGGATACGGTAGACGTGCAGAAGAAAACGCCGAATGTGTCTCAAACGGATGATAATGGTGGAGATGCAATATCGGATGATAATGCGGATCAAAAACAGTCCGTCAGTTCACCTAAAGCTGTAGTATCTGCACCCGTAGCACCGCAGCGACCTGCGCCAAGAGTGGCTCCGCAGAAAGCAGCTCCAGTTATAGAAAAATCCAAAGATATATCTGCACCCAAAAATGCAGGAAAGCATGAGGTGCAGCTGGCGGCGCTCGATAGCGAAGCTGGCGCTAAAAAAGAATGGGAAACGTTGCGCCACCAAAGCCCCGCTTTGTTTGCAGGCCATACCCCCTTGTTTGAAAAGACCACGAGAGGTGACAAGACGTTTATTCGTTTGAGAATTGGCGGGTTTGAAGATCTTAAAGCGGCGAGAGGGTATTGTATCAAGCTCCATGCTCAATCGATTTCGTGTACGCCTGCTCAGTTTTAA
- a CDS encoding segregation and condensation protein A, translated as MSEVLHLTLEGFEGPLDLLLDLARKQKVDLAQISILQLVEQYLTVVEKARAEARSLRLELAADWLVMAAWLAWLKSRLLLPAENNAQEEAEDAVEQLQERLFELERMRLAAQWLQERPRLGVDVFRRGQGEEYIEIDRSGLRVDLSALITAYLAAKRRSGKKRVYTPKVRQYWSVQDALERLKRLLGVEKVSGWQTLGSLLPDHLLLDENPLDRSAAFAGTLLASLEMAKSGVLEFQQEEAFAEIRWRAVS; from the coding sequence TTGAGCGAGGTTTTGCATTTAACGCTAGAAGGGTTTGAGGGGCCGTTGGATTTGCTCCTTGACCTTGCTCGTAAGCAAAAGGTTGATCTGGCGCAGATTTCTATTTTGCAGTTGGTTGAGCAATATTTGACGGTCGTTGAAAAAGCACGAGCGGAGGCTCGGTCTTTACGACTTGAACTCGCAGCAGATTGGTTGGTTATGGCCGCGTGGCTGGCTTGGTTAAAATCACGGCTGTTACTCCCTGCTGAAAATAACGCACAAGAAGAGGCAGAAGACGCTGTTGAGCAACTGCAAGAGCGTTTGTTTGAACTTGAGCGGATGCGTCTAGCGGCACAATGGTTACAAGAGCGTCCACGTTTGGGTGTTGATGTTTTTCGACGTGGGCAAGGGGAAGAGTATATTGAGATTGATCGCTCTGGGTTGAGGGTGGATCTGTCCGCGTTAATTACTGCGTATCTTGCAGCGAAGCGCCGGAGCGGAAAGAAGCGTGTTTATACGCCTAAGGTTAGGCAATACTGGAGCGTACAAGACGCGCTAGAGCGTTTGAAGCGTCTTTTGGGGGTAGAGAAAGTATCCGGGTGGCAAACTTTAGGATCTCTTTTACCAGATCATTTATTATTAGATGAAAATCCATTGGATCGGTCTGCTGCTTTTGCGGGAACGCTCTTAGCCAGCTTGGAGATGGCTAAAAGTGGCGTTTTGGAGTTTCAACAGGAAGAAGCTTTTGCTGAAATTAGGTGGCGCGCAGTTTCATGA
- the scpB gene encoding SMC-Scp complex subunit ScpB, whose translation MIEVEVQRACLLAEALIFASSEPVKSEVLIDLLQSQNLKSDIHLIIDVLREKYTHHAIELIEVAGGWQFRTKAEYAQILTKVVEKPRRLSRGAMETLAIIAYHQPCTRTEIETIRGVSLGQAILDALLEDQLITPKGRKEIPGRPVLWGTTPAFLESFGLEGLNSLPKREDFLLERAATEMQQDAPADQEKG comes from the coding sequence ATGATAGAAGTAGAAGTTCAACGCGCGTGTTTGCTGGCTGAAGCTTTGATTTTTGCAAGTTCAGAGCCTGTTAAAAGTGAAGTTTTGATTGATTTATTACAAAGTCAGAACTTAAAGAGCGATATTCATTTGATTATAGATGTATTACGCGAAAAATACACGCACCACGCTATTGAGCTTATTGAGGTAGCAGGCGGGTGGCAGTTTCGAACAAAAGCAGAATATGCACAAATTTTAACAAAGGTTGTTGAAAAACCCAGAAGGTTAAGCCGCGGTGCAATGGAAACTCTGGCGATCATCGCGTATCATCAACCGTGCACACGTACAGAAATAGAAACCATTCGGGGTGTTTCCCTCGGGCAGGCAATTTTGGACGCATTGTTAGAAGATCAATTGATAACCCCTAAAGGACGTAAAGAAATTCCTGGTCGGCCTGTTTTATGGGGTACAACGCCTGCTTTTTTAGAAAGCTTTGGGCTAGAGGGGCTTAATTCTCTACCTAAAAGAGAGGATTTTCTTTTGGAGAGAGCTGCAACGGAAATGCAGCAAGATGCGCCAGCCGATCAGGAAAAAGGCTAG
- the tatB gene encoding Sec-independent protein translocase protein TatB: protein MFDFSFSEIALFVIVAMVFIRPKDLPVAIRTISNGLKAMRRMAGEFQSHIDEMVRDADLTETRDQLRDLKNFNFRDHVTKTIDKDNSIRKSLDFQPSGLDALPKVPSPPPPPIEASSNPSKPYNALQREQENQQDDLEGVPVILPPTTARRLKHEQERWKGPTIVPPIRVIHHGKRVAISSMEKGS, encoded by the coding sequence ATGTTTGACTTTAGTTTTTCAGAGATTGCCTTATTCGTTATCGTGGCTATGGTCTTTATTCGTCCTAAAGATCTACCCGTTGCTATTCGTACCATTTCCAATGGATTAAAAGCCATGCGGCGTATGGCTGGAGAATTTCAAAGCCATATTGATGAAATGGTTCGAGATGCTGATCTGACAGAAACACGCGATCAGCTGCGAGACTTAAAGAATTTCAATTTTCGTGATCATGTGACGAAGACGATTGATAAAGACAACTCAATTCGTAAGAGTTTGGATTTTCAACCTTCTGGCCTTGATGCTTTGCCTAAAGTGCCTTCGCCACCACCGCCACCGATTGAGGCGTCGTCTAATCCATCAAAACCCTATAATGCATTGCAACGAGAGCAGGAAAATCAGCAGGATGATCTTGAGGGTGTTCCTGTTATTCTTCCTCCGACAACGGCGCGGCGTTTAAAGCATGAGCAAGAACGCTGGAAGGGGCCCACAATCGTACCGCCTATTCGTGTTATTCATCATGGCAAGCGTGTTGCTATTTCAAGCATGGAGAAAGGCTCATGA